One window of Perca flavescens isolate YP-PL-M2 chromosome 15, PFLA_1.0, whole genome shotgun sequence genomic DNA carries:
- the retreg3 gene encoding reticulophagy regulator 3: MAHIGAMEDASLNDYSAQQASGVCLRSRPCSSERDGQVRAVKAALQSRLGPYEPVLTYLQSVLVWERPLQCVLLYTVVNVVFWFFALTSLRLLFLLASGLAVIVFVDTWRNKIWPEIGVRNRDESENESWGLVQPGILSVPELCHHIAEALVSGAVIASSAVQYKQHNPGKFCILICGVFTCLAVVGRYIPGLVLSYSAVWATLLAPLGAYHRVFQHVCVKLDPVLQRLDFSVCGYMMSKPIDNQFLRRPLRGVASGKDSDSEEEELAAFCPTFDDAVVAKELALTDSEHSDAEVSYTDNGTFNLSRGQTPLTEGSEDFDRHSDAEESFAQDLPDFPSINPDATLMDDDDDTSIGLPSLAMSGLASHRASVLDVDDHFDSDQEDLDEELSLSGLPPASDFAGDLAGVIASNMIQAALAGAMQPQRPAARRREGPPRAGVRRSYRKQSSSELDTDMDGEDFEMLDQSELNQMDPLGGGAGTRQGESQGSNFLSSLLGKPQ, from the exons ATGGCGCACATTGGGGCAATGGAAGACGCATCTCTGAATGATTATTCTGCCCAGCAGGCGTCCGGCGTCTGCCTGCGAAGTCGACCATGCTCCAGCGAGAGAGACGGTCAGGTACGGGCTGTCAAAGCTGCTCTTCAGTCCAGGTTGGGGCCCTACGAGCCCGTCCTGACCTACCTACAGTCTGTCCTAGTGTGGGAAAGACCCTTACAGTGTGTGCTTCTCTACACTGTGGTTAACGTTGTGTTCTG GTTCTTCGCCCTGACATCACTGCGCCTGCTGTTCCTGCTGGCTTCTGGTCTGGCTGTGATCGTCTTTGTTGATACCTGGAGAAATAAGATCTGGCCAGAGATTGGAG TCAGAAACCGGGACGAATCAGAAAATGAGAG CTGGGGTCTGGTGCAACCTGGCATCCTCAGTGTGCCTGAACTGTGCCACCACATCGCTGAGGCCTTGGTCAGTGGAGCTGTTATCGCATCCAGTGCGGTGCAGTACAAACAACATAACCCTGGCAAG TTCTGCATCCTGATCTGTGGAGTCTTCACCTGCTTGGCTGTGGTTGGACGCTACATTCCTGGATTGGTGCTCTCCTACTCTGCTG TGTGGGCTACTCTCCTGGCTCCTCTGGGAGCCTATCACAGGGTTtttcagcatgtgtgtgtgaagctggATCCGGTCCTGCAGCGACTGGACTTCAGCGTTTGTGGATACATGATGTCAAAGCCTATTGATAATCAGT TCCTGCGGAGGCCCCTCCGTGGTGTAGCCTCAGGTAAAGACAGTGATagcgaggaggaggagttgGCTGCTTTCTGCCCAACG TTTGATGATGCTGTTGTTGCCAAGGAACTTGCACTGACCGACTCTGAGCACTCTGATGCTGAGGTGTCCTACACTGATAATGGAACATTTAACCTATCGCGTGGCCAGACCCCACTCACAGAGGGCTCTGAGG ATTTTGACAGACACAGTGATGCTGAAGAATCCTTTGCTCAAGACCTGCCAGACTTCCCCTCCATAAACCCCGATGCCACTTTGATGGATGACGACGACGACACAAGCATAGGTCTACCTAGTCTGGCTATGTCTGGGCTAGCTAGTCACCGGGCTTCAGTGCTGGATGTAGATGATCATTTTGATTCCGATCAGGAGGATCTGGATGAAGAACTTTCTCTCAGCGGCCTGCCGCCTGCGTCTGATTTCGCCGGAGACTTGGCTGGAGTCATTGCCAGCAACATGATCCAGGCAGCGCTGGCCGGGGCGATGCAACCTCAGCGTCCTGCTGCCCGGCGCAGAGAAGGCCCACCCAGGGCCGGGGTCCGCCGAAGCTACCGCAAGCAGTCCAGCTCCGAGCTAGACACAGACATGGACGGAGAGGACTTTGAAATGCTGGATCAGTCTGAACTGAACCAGATGGATCCACTTGGAGGAGGAGCGGGTACTAGACAGGGAGAGAGCCAGGGGTCTAACTTCTTGTCTAGCCTGCTGGGTAAACCACAGTga
- the psmc3ip gene encoding homologous-pairing protein 2 homolog, whose product MSKKDNGTSLILAYMNEKNRPYSSQDVFCNLQKQHGLGKTAVVKAMELLALEGKIKEKTYGKQKIYFADQSQFKDVNDADLKAMDSQISQLSAEMHSLNQSCRQLDSELKELSSSLTTEEVMSEIKALKAECSGYRSRVEKIKSATNHVTPEEKEKVYKEQNAYVKEWKKRKRLASDMMNAILEGYPKSKKQFLDEVGVETDEDCKVLVPST is encoded by the exons ATGAGTAAAAAGGATAACG GCACGTCACTCATCCTTGCCTATATGAATGAGAAGAACCGACCCTACAGTTCTCAGGATGTCTTTTGCAATTTACAAAAGCAGCATGGATTGGGCAAAAcg GCAGTGGTCAAAGCCATGGAGCTGCTGGCTCTAGAGGGCAAGATAAAGGAGAAAACCTATGGCAAGCAAAAGATTTATTTTGCTGATCAG TCTCAGTTCAAAGATGTGAATGATGCAGACCTGAAGGCGATGGACTCTCAGATCTCACAGCTCAGTGCAGAGATGCATTCCCTCAACCAGAGCTGCAGACAGCTAGATTCAG AGCTGAAGGAGCTCAGCAGCTCTCTGACAACAGAGGAAGTGATGTCAGAGATCAAAGCGCTGAAAGCAGAGTGTTCAGGCTACAGATCGCGTGTGGAGAAGATAAAGTCGGCCACAAATCACGTCACAccagaagagaaagagaag GTTTACAAAGAGCAGAATGCTTACGTGAAAGAGtggaaaaagaggaaaagactG GCTTCAGACATGATGAATGCAATCCTGGAAGGCTATCCTAAGAGCAAAAAGCAGTTCCTG GATGAAGTTGGAGTGGAGACTGATGAGGACTGCAAGGTGCTTGTTCCAAGTACTTGA
- the fmnl1a gene encoding formin-like protein 1 yields the protein MGNAAAGGLEQEQAEGREVSNSVGGALGMSDPTPTLQKKQTAPPKLPMPPEEELEQRFNVVLSYMNLPPDKLELLSQYDNEKKWELVCDQERFQVKSPASTYLAKIKSFYQDQGGVSLRLKKRIQDATKVLKDLEISLRTNHIGWAQDFLNEQNKGLDVLVEYLSHAQSDASFYVESVENGGSLSERGKPADRAMEDLTKSSSGSHSHGMTRAARALTVRISSTLGNKMHKKSHSSNQRDDVHVCIMCLRAIMNYQSGFNLVMTHPRCVNEITLSLNSRNPRTKALVLELLAAVCLVRGGHDIILSAFDNFREVSREKNRFEKLMEYFINDDSNIDFMVACMQFINIVVHSVENMNFRVHLQFEFTHLGLDKYLGHLKQTESEKLQVQIQAYLDNVLDVGALLEDAESRGGVLEHVDELQEHNGELSARLQEIENQTAERMSELETQLLQATKETELLKESLRESCSQVSALQQREREREMNRERERDRERLSTSAPPTPSELEQKLQELQDKGLIRLGRSASGALDIQVVPVTVIEYIQAPASAAQPSAPHSVAESASPPSSLPASAPPPPPPPPPPGGPGAVAAPPPPPPPPPPPSLGGCGAVPPPPPPPPPLLGAGPPPPPPPPGVGPPPPPGAGPPPPPGAPNTQSGVKSKKPIQTKFKMPLFNWQALKPNQVTGTVFNELDDEQVLGELNMDMFEDQFKTRAQGNPKDLSTIKTKVVQKIPTKTSLIDTNKAKNLAITLRKGGMNPSDICTAIETYDQQSLSIDFLELLEPFIPSDFETKLLVNYEKDGRPLEELTDEDQFILRFGKIPRLKQRISTLTFMGNFPDTVKRLRPQLNSLIAASMSIKSSTKLKKILEIVLAFGNYMNSSKRGAAYGFRLQSLDLLLETKSTDRSQTLLHFITSIIQEKYPDLVNFHTEIHFVDKAALVSLDGILQDIRSLERGMEMTKKEFLVQDDSPVLKEFIKTNSEHLDTLITDSKTAQEAYISVVEYFGENPKTTQPSMFFPMFGRLIKAYKTAQQEIDQKKKMESQSSEEKVSSSPDKAGVQKGPMMPKMPQMDLIAELKKRQVKPQVREGKDGALEDIITDLRNTPYRRTDGRRPAQRQDT from the exons ATGGGGAATGCGGCTGCCGGGGGCTTGGAGCAGGAACAGGCTGAGGGCCGAGAGGTCAGCAACTCAGTCGGTGGAGCTTTAGGAATGAGTGACCCCACTCCAACCTTGCAGAAGAAGCAGACGGCTCCCCCAAAACTACCCATGCCCccagaggaggagctggagcagCGCTTCAACGTGGTGCTG agCTACATGAACTTGCCTCCAGACAAACTGGAGCTGTTGAGTCAGTATGACAATGAAAAGAAGTGGGAATTAGTCTGTGATCAG GAGCGTTTCCAGGTAAAGAGCCCCGCGTCCACTTACCTGGCTAAGATCAAGAGTTTCTACCAGGATCAAGGAGGGGTGTCTCTCAGG CTGAAGAAAAGGATTCAAGATGCCACTAAAGTCCTTAAGGATTTGGAGATATCCCTTCGCACCAATCACATTGG ATGGGCCCAAGATTTTCTCAACGAGCAGAACAAAGGTTTGGATGTTCTGGTGGAATACCTGTCCCATGCACAAAGCGACGCCTC GTTTTATGTGGAGAGTGTTGAAAATGGTGGCAGCTTGTCAGAAAGAGGAAAGCCAGCAGATAGGGCGATGGAGGACTTGACCAAAAGCTCCAGTGGCTCCCACTCACATGGGATGACCAGAGCTGCTCGTGCACTGACTGTAAG AATAAGCTCCACTCTGGGGAACAAGATGCATAAGAAGTCCCATTCATCCAACCAGAGAGATGATGTACATGTGTGCATAATGTGCCTGCGAGCCATCATGAACTATCAG TCTGGTTTTAACTTGGTGATGACTCACCCACGCTGTGTGAATGAGATCACCCTCAGTCTCAACAGCAGGAATCCCAG GACCAAAGCCCTCGTGTTGGAGTTGCTGGCTGCAGTGTGTCTTGTCAGAGGAGGGCATGACATCATTCTGTCTGCTTTTGACAACTTCAGAGAG GTGAGCAGAGAAAAGAACCGCTTTGAAAAGTTGATGGAGTACTTCATCAATGACGACAGCAACATTGACTTCATG GTGGCTTGCATGCAGTTTATAAACATTGTGGTCCATTCAGTGGAGAACATGAATTTCCGTGTTCATCTCCAGTTCGAGTTCACTCACCTCGGGTTAGACAAGTATCTCGGG CATCTGAAGCAAACCGAGAGCGAGAAGCTGCAGGTTCAGATCCAGGCCTACCTGGACAATGTGTTAGATGTTGGAGCCCTGCTGGAGGATGCTGAGAGCAGAGGAGGGGTGCTGGAGCATGTGGACGAACTGCAGGAACACAACGGAGAG CTGAGTGCCCGGCTTCAGGAGATTGAGAACCAGACTGCAGAGAGAATGTCTGAACTTGAGACTCAGCTCCTGCAGGCCACCAAGGAGACTGAGCTGCTCAAA GAAAGCCTGAGAGAGTCCTGTTCCCAGGTTAGTGCCTTGCAGCAGCGAGAACGGGAGCGCGAGATgaacagggagagggagagggacagGGAGCGTCTGAGCACCTCTGCCCCTCCGACTCCTTCAGAGCTGGAGCAGAAGCTCCAGGAGCTGCAGGACAAGGGGCTGATCCGACTGGGCCGCAGTGCCTCCGGAGCCCTGGACATCCAGGTTGTGCCTGTCACAGTGATCGAATACATCCAAGCCCCAGCTTCAGCCGCCCAGCCCAGTGCTCCGCACTCTGTCGCTGAGTCTGCTTCCCCACCATCCAGCCTTCCTGCCTCTGCTCCTccgcctccccctcctcctcctcctccaggtgGTCCAGGGGCAGTTgccgctcctcctcctcctccgcctcctccacctccaccttctCTAGGAGGTTGTGGTGCTGtgcccccacctcctcctccaccacctcccCTACTTGGTGCTggacctccacctccacctcccccgCCTGGTGTTGGACCTCCACCCCCGCCTGGTGCTGgacccccgccccctcctggaGCACCAAACACTCAATCTG GGGTTAAGAGCAAGAAGCCCATTCAGACCAAGTTCAAGATGCCGCTGTTTAACTGGCAGGCCTTAAAACCAAACCAGGTGACAGGCACCGTCTTCAACGAACTGGATGACGAGCAGGTCTTAGGG GAGTTGAACATGGATATGTTTGAGGACCAGTTTAAAACTAGGGCCCAGGGTAATCCAAAGGACCTGTCCACTATCAAAACGAAGGTGGTCCAGAAGATCCCCACCAAGACATCCTTGATTGACACCAACAAGGCTAAGAATCTGGCCATCACTTTACGCAAGGGGGGAATGAACCCGTCTGACATCTGCACCGCCATAGAGAC GTATGACCAGCAGTCTTTGTCCATAGACTTCCTGGAATTACTCGAGCCCTTCATaccatcagattttgagacaaAGCTGCTGGTTAACTATGAAAAGGATGGCCGCCCGCTGGAGGAGTTGACTGATGAGGATCAATTTATTTTACGCTTTGGGAAGATTCCTCGTCTGAAGCAGAGAATAAGCACTCTCACTTTCATGGGCAACTTCCCAGATACCGTCAAACGCCTGCGGCCG CAACTGAACTCCCTCATCGCTGCTTCCATGTCCATCAAGTCTTCAACCAAACTGAAAAAGATCTTAGAA ATTGTTCTCGCCTTTGGCAACTATATGAACAGCAGTAAGAGGGGTGCAGCGTACGGTTTTCGGCTGCAGAGTCTGGACCTT ctgttggAGACCAAGTCAACTGACCGCTCGCAGACACTACTTCACTTCATCACCAGTATCATCCAGGAAAAATACCCAGACTTGGTCAACTTCCACACTGAGATACACTTTGTAGACAAAGCAGCACTTG TATCACTGGATGGCATTCTTCAGGATATCCGCTCATTAGAACGGGGAATGGAAATGACCAAAAAAGAATTTCTGGTGCAGGATGACAGCCCGGTGTTGAAGGAATTCATTAAAACCAACAGCGAGCATCTGGACACTTTGATCACAGACAGCAAGACTGCACAG GAGGCATACATCTCTGTGGTGGAGTATTTCGGAGAGAACCCCAAAACCACGCAGCCTTCTATGTTTTTCCCGATGTTTGGACGTTTGATAAAGGCCTATAAG ACAGCACAGCAAGAAATTgatcagaaaaagaaaatggagagTCAGAGCAGCGAGGAAAAAGTGTCATCATCTCCAGACAAGGCTGGGGTACAAAAG GGGCCTATGATGCCTAAGATGCCCCAGATGGACCTGATCGCAGAGCTGAAGAAGAGGCAGGTGAAACCGCAGGTACGCGAGGGGAAGGACGGCGCGCTGGAGGACATCATCACAG ATTTGAGGAACACACCGTACAGGCGGACAGATGGTCGACGGCCAGCCCAGCGCCAGGACACTTGA
- the mlx gene encoding max-like protein X, which produces MTDPTTSPEDHWKTDGAFSDSGFDPSFFAETVRKGSVVSRANSIGSTSASSVPNTDDEDSDYRHETSYKDSYKDRRRQAHTQAEQKRRDAIKKGYEDLQSIVPTCQQQSEFAVGAQKISKATVLQKTIDYIHFLHKEKKKQEEEVSVLRKEVMALKIMKTNYEHIVKAHQNHPQQGEDQVSDQVKFNIFQSIMDSLFQSFSSSVSVSSFQELSACVFSWIEEHCKPHTLREFVVGVLRQLNGQLY; this is translated from the exons ATGACGGACCCGACAACGTCGCCAGAGGACCACTGGAAA ACAGACGGTGCTTTCAGCGACAGTGGCTTTGACCCTA gTTTCTTTGCTGAAACTGTCAGAAAGGGTTCAGTTGTGTCCAGGGCCAACAGCATCGGCTCGACAAGTGCCTCTTCAGTACCAAATACAG ATGATGAAGACAGTGACTACAGACATGAGACGTCATATAAGGACTCGTATAAAGATCGACGgagacaagcacacacacaggctgagcAGAAGCGTAGGGATGCTATCAAG AAAGGCTACGAAGACCTCCAGTCCATAGTACCAACCTGCCAGCAGCAGTCTGAATTTGCAGTGGGAGCACAGAAGATCAGCAAGGCTACTGTGCTACAGAAAA CAATCGACTACATCCATTTTCTtcataaagaaaagaagaagcaagAGGAGGAAGTTTCTGTACTAAGGAAAGAAGTGATGGCGCTGAAAATCATGAAAAC GAACTATGAGCACATAGTGAAGGCCCACCAGAACCACCCACAGCAGGGAGAGGATCAGGTGTCTGACCAGGTCAAGTTCAACATCTTTCAGAGCATCATGGACTCCCTGTTCCAGTCTTTTAGCAGTTCTGTTTCAGTGAGCAGCTTTCAAGAACTCTCCGCCTGCGTTTTCAGCTGGATTGAGGAGCACTGCAAGCCACAT ACACTGAGGGAGTTTGTCGTAGGAGTGCTCCGGCAGCTCAACGGTCAGCTTTATTGA